A genomic window from Lotus japonicus ecotype B-129 chromosome 1, LjGifu_v1.2 includes:
- the LOC130731494 gene encoding uncharacterized protein LOC130731494 codes for MTRGKFLMDEEMVTGLDRGCCLDVQTPALFLFPELTQRHLEDSADVIREVPKLQRFVSTKADRVGGSGVGEDFGAEELVEIAAISGTRSPCREGVGLSSAQLPPAIEGVTVLLRRPRGRPKKTEAKGSMKVPPVTMADAATNGEEVSTGKELMVLSKELSNPYSVMTHARSAILMGKRLGMTYDCPDFIAEGEIATQILARRV; via the coding sequence ATGACCAGAGGGAAGTTTTTGATGGATGAGGAGATGGTCACGGGGCTAGACAGGGGGTGCTGTTTGGATGTTCAAACCCCTGCGCTTTTCCTCTTTCCTGAGCTAACCCAGCGTCATCTTGAAGATTCAGCGGATGTAATCCGGGAGGTGCCCAAGCTGCAACGCTTTGTGTCTACAAAGGCTGACCGTGTTGGAGGGAGTGGAGTGGGAGAGGACTTTGGGGCGGAGGAGCTCGTGGAGATCGCCGCCATATCTGGTACCAGGTCTCCATGTAGGGAGGGGGTTGGGCTTTCCAGTGCTCAGCTTCCTCCTGCCATTGAGGGAGTAACTGTGCTTTTGCGGAGACCCAGAGGCAGGCCAAAGAAGACCGAGGCTAAGGGAAGCATGAAGGTTCCGCCGGTGACTATGGCCGATGCAGCGACCAATGGTGAGGAGGTGTCAACCGGAAAAGAGCTGATGGTTCTCTCTAAGGAGCTCTCTAATCCCTATAGCGTAATGACGCATGCAAGAAGTGCTATCTTGATGGGGAAGCGGCTTGGGATGACGTACGACTGCCCAGACTTCATAGCTGAAGGTGAGATCGCGACACAAATTTTGGCTAGAAGGGTTTGA